The following are encoded together in the Malaya genurostris strain Urasoe2022 chromosome 3, Malgen_1.1, whole genome shotgun sequence genome:
- the LOC131438334 gene encoding uncharacterized protein K02A2.6-like isoform X1, which produces MKIDSVVEDVKSKFKHIFNKTFSDPIVGYEADLVLKEDRPIFRKAYEVPLRLKQKVIEHLDSLEKDGVITPVEVSEWASPVVVVMKKDHGIRLVIDCRVSINKVITPNTYPLPVAQDLFASLSGAKVFCSLDLAGAYTQLRLSKRSRKFMIINTLKGLYCYNRLPQGASSSASIFQRVMDQILKGLPMVFCYLDDVLIAGVDFEDCQRKLYLVLERLAKANIKVNLKKCKFFVHTLPYLGHVITDKGLMPCPEKVQTIRDAKSPQNVTELKAFLGLLNFYGKFIPHLSSHLSCLYNLLKKDTRFLWSENCQNTFNFCKTKLLNSNLLEYFDPDKPIVVVSDACNYGLGGVIAHVVNGIEKPISFTSFSLNKAQQSYPIIHLEALAVVSTVKKFHKFLYGKKFTVYTDHKPLIGIFGKEGRNALYATRLQRYVLELSIYEFDIVYRPSTRMGNADFCSRFPLSTEVPKYLQREFIKRLNMSSSIPIDYRRIAKETELDDFLQQIKTFLRKGWPERLDKRFKDVHAHYLDLEEVDGCMLFQDRVIIPVALKRNVLEILHQNHVGIAKIKQLARRSVYWFGLNRDIEDFVRACKICNQMAIVHKKAPIEGWIPTSRPFSRIHADFFYFQQKVFLLIIDSYSKWLELDHMKYGTDGKKVIAKFMAVFARFGLPDVVVTDGGPPFNSHSFIKFLENQGVKVLKSPPYNPQSNGQAERMVRLVKEVFKKFLLDPQIQNYDTEERVNLFLFNYRNTCLNDNGHFPSEKLFIFKPKTILDLLNPKNDYKRKLTKPLHDVNRTKSSTDKQVQDPLAILTVGDPIYYKNTNPTDIKRWIIAKFIKRLSTNVFQISLGGRLVSAHRHQLRLAEGKHRTRASVIFDDFPPVRLSKRRREDDDINQHNAKQRNKQNDEDFYGFVSDSFIFDGFDSSEETIETRKSQVPVEVEHGQQKNCLSSDQKSLPNIRRSSRLKVKKKDKNFVYQ; this is translated from the coding sequence ATGAAAATAGATTCGGTGGTTgaagatgtgaagagtaagtttaaacatatttttaataaaaCGTTTTCAGACCCAATTGTGGGTTATGAGGCAGATCTTGTCCTGAAGGAAGACAGACCAATTTTCAGAAAGGCCTATGAAGTCCCTTTGAGATTGAAGCAAAAAGTAATAGAACACCTTGATTCTCTTGAAAAAGATGGAGTAATCACGCCTGTTGAGGTGAGTGAATGGGCATCACCTGTTGTGGTGGTGATGAAGAAAGATCATGGTATTCGTTTGGTTATTGATTGTAGGGTCTCTATCAATAAAGTAATCACACCCAATACTTACCCGCTTCCAGTGGCTCAAGATTTGTTCGCATCGTTATCAGGAGCTAAAGTTTTTTGTTCCTTAGACCTTGCTGGTGCATATACTCAGTTGAGACTTTCCAAAAGATCTAGAAAATTCATGATAATAAACACTTTAAAAGGATTGTATTGTTACAATAGGCTACCACAAGGAGCATCTTCAAGCGCATCGATTTTTCAAAGAGTTATGGACCAGATTTTGAAAGGTTTGCCGATGGTTTTCTGTTACCTTGATGATGTACTCATAGCAGGTGTTGACTTTGAAGACTGTCAGAGGAAGCTTTATTTAGTCTTAGAGAGATTGGCTAAGGCTAATATAAAggtaaacttaaaaaaatgcaaGTTTTTTGTTCATACTTTGCCTTATCTTGGACATGTTATCACAGATAAAGGTTTGATGCCTTGTCCAGAAAAAGTTCAAACAATTCGTGATGCAAAGTCACCACAAAATGTTACCGAACTTAAGGCGTTTTTGGGGTTACTGAATTTTTATGGAAAGTTTATTCCCCATTTGTCATCACATCTAAGCTGTTTGTATAATTTACTGAAAAAAGACACTAGATTCCTCTGGTCAGAAAATTGTCAAAACACTTTTAATTTCTGCAAAACTAAGTTATTAAATAGTAATTTATTAGAATATTTCGATCCCGACAAACCAATTGTAGTGGTGTCAGATGCTTGCAATTATGGACTAGGTGGAGTGATTGCACATGTTGTAAATGGAATAGAAAAGCCAATTTCGTTTACGTCGTTTTCTTTGAACAAAGCACAACAATCATACCCTATAATTCATCTAGAAGCTTTGGCGGTGGTGAGTACAGTGAAGAAATTTCACAAGTTTTTGTACGGGAAAAAATTTACTGTTTACACGGATCACAAACCGCTAATTGGGATATTTGGCAAAGAAGGTAGAAATGCATTGTATGCCACAAGATTGCAGAGATATGTCTTGGAGCTATCAATATATGAATTTGATATTGTTTATCGTCCGTCTACCCGAATGGGAAACGCAGACTTTTGCTCTAGATTCCCATTATCCACGGAAGTGCCTAAATATTTACAGAGAGAATTCATCAAACGATTGAATATGTCGTCAAGCATTCCAATTGATTATAGGAGAATAGCAAAAGAAACTGAGCTGGATGATTTTTTGCAACAAATTAAAACTTTTCTTAGAAAAGGATGGCCAGAGAGATTGGATAAGAGATTTAAAGATGTGCACGCTCATTATCTGGATTTGGAGGAAGTAGACGGATGTATGTTGTTTCAAGACAGGGTAATTATTCCGGTGGCATTGAAACGTAAtgttttagagattttacatcaaaatcaTGTGGGTATAGCAAAGATAAAGCAGTTGGCACGTAGATCCGTTTATTGGTTCGGGTTGAACAGAGACATCGAAGATTTTGTAAGAGCATGCAAGATATGTAATCAAATGGCTATAGTACATAAAAAAGCACCTATCGAGGGTTGGATACCTACCTCACGACCTTTTAGTCGCATACATGCCGATTTCTTTTATTTCCAGCAAAAAGTATTTTTACTAATTATCGACAGCTATTCTAAGTGGTTGGAATTGGATCATATGAAGTATGGCACCGACGGTAAGAAAGTAATAGCAAAATTTATGGCTGTGTTCGCTAGATTTGGTCTCCCAGACGTGGTGGTCACGGATGGGGGTCCGCCTTTTAATTCACATTCTTTCATCAAGTTTTTGGAGAATCAAGGAGTAAAGGTATTAAAAAGTCCGCCATACAACCCACAAAGTAATGGGCAAGCCGAGAGAATGGTGCGCCTAGTGAAGGAAGTATTTAAGAAATTTCTTTTGGATccgcaaattcaaaattatgacacagagGAGAGAGTTAATTTATTCTTATTTAACTATAGAAATACTTGCCTGAATGATAATGGTCATTTTCCTTCGGAAaagctttttattttcaaaccaAAAACTATCCTTGACTTGCTTAACCCTAAAAATGACTATAAAAGAAAATTAACCAAACCACTGCATGATGTAAACCGTACTAAATCAAGTACTGACAAACAAGTACAAGATCCTTTGGCAATACTGACAGTAGGTGATCCAATCTACTATAAAAATACTAATCCTACTGACATAAAACGCTGGATAATAGCAAAATTTATAAAGCGGTTATCCACAAACGTTTTCCAGATCTCGCTCGGTGGTCGTTTGGTGTCAGCTCACAGGCATCAACTCCGTTTGGCGGAAGGAAAGCATCGGACGAGAGCGTCAGTTATTTTTGACGATTTTCCGCCAGTCCGTCTGAGCAAGCGAAGACGTGAGGATGACGATATCAACCAACACAACGCAAAGCAGCGCAACAAGCAAAATGATGAAGATTTTTATGGATTCGTTTCGGATTCGTTCATTTTCGATGGATTTGATTCGTCGGAGGAAACCATCGAAACTCGGAAATCACAAGTTCCAGTTGAGGTCGAACATGGCCAACAGAAGAACTGCTTATCCAGTGATCAAAAATCATTGCCTAACATTAGGCGTTCGAGTAGATTAAAAGTTaagaaaaaagataaaaattttgtttaccAATGa